The genomic DNA GTTATTCGAATGCACAGACATTACCAATCCGCTGTCGTGCGGCAAGCGCCGCGTCACGCCCCCGAACCGGCCCGGTCGTATGCAAGTGCTCGAACGCAAATGGCGTATCCCTCCGGCGCAGCGAGCAGTCGCTTACCGTCAGGGTTTCGATGGTGATCGTCCCGGCGTCGGCTGGCGCCGCGGCGTCAGTTGCGGACAGAAATGCCGTGGCGGTATGGGACGAAACCGAAGTTCCCGAAGGCGAGCTTGCCGGGCCGGCCGTGAGGCCGGTGGCGGACTCTTCCACGGTCAGGTGCGTGAACGTCGGGGGCTGGCGAAAGCAGTTGAGCCATCCAATATGGAATTCGCCTACGGAACTCGCCGCGCCGATGGGTGGCGGCAAGTAGCTCTTCCGGGCGGTTCTGACCGAGGGTGGCATCTTGAACGGCCATCGTCAGCGGGAGAAACGACGTAGCTTGCGCCTTCGCCAGTTGGACTGGCGCGCCGAGGGCGACTTTCCGCCATGACACCAGCGATTCTGGTCGCCCTGCTCCGCCAGAAGTTGACAGCGGAACAAAAGCTCACGGCGGAGTCCTCGCCCTCCTCTCGCCCCCGACGCTTATGCGGTGGCGGCGGCTCGCCCAGTTCCTGCGCCTCAACGACCGGATGCCCGCGCCGCCCCATTCTTCGTCTCCCAAGCTTCATCCGGCGGGTGTTTCCAAGACGCCGGACAGTGTGGGAAGTCGCGCCTTACCGCTTTCACCTGAGTTACAGCTCAGGTGAGGCGTCTGCGGTAAGAGCCTTGTGATACGACTCGCCTTCGTGACCACCCGGCTACATTTTTTAGCCGGGTGGACGCAACATGCCGGATGGTTGCCCGAAAACCTGGATAGGTGGCACTCCGCCGCCATGCCTTAGTTTACGGAGCCATGCGTCATGAAAGTCAATCCATCGGCAACGCCGGCGGCGTCATCCCAAGTGAAAACCAAACCGGCCGCACAACAGGCGCGGTCCCAGGATTTCGATGCCTTGCTGAACCTGCCGGATGACCTCACCGACGCCGATGCGCAAGCCTCGGATGCGTCGGCTGCGGCGGCCATGTCTCCTCTTGGCGGATACGGCGCAGCCGACGTGAGCGCCGACGGACGTGACGCCGAACAGACCAGGCAGCCAACCGATGATCCACCGCCGCCGCTGACGGCCGCGGAAGAGGCAGCCCAGGCGGCCATGCTGCCGGGCAATCGGGAACTGCGCCCCGAAGCCACTTCCGACGTGACGCCGCGCCGCATCCTGCACGTCGTGGACATGGAAAAAATCGTCGCCACGGTCCGTACGCAAACCTTTTCCGGGAATGAAGCCCAGGCCACGATTCAGCTTAGTCATTCAATCCTCGACGGACTGAGCATCAAGCTGCAAACCGACGCCCGTGGGCGCGTCTCGGCGGAAATCACGGCGACGACCGAAGCCGCCAAGCGCATCGTGGATGCCCACGCCCGCGAACTCAACGACCTGCTGCGCATGCGCGGCCTCGATGTCACGTCCTTCTCGACGAAACTGGCCGAAGGTGACGCGGGGACGGCCGCCGGTGACGAAGGCGGCGCATCGCCGCAATCGTCGGGGGGACGGAGGGCCTTTGCCGACTTCGCCACGGAAGCGGTCGAACCGGAACCGAAGGCATCGGCGGCGGATGGCGAGGGCATCTACACGGCCTAGGGCGTTGGCGCGTCTATCGCCTGCCGCATGGTTTCACAAAACTGCTGCACGGCCGCCGGGAAGTCATCACCGGCAGCCTGGATGATTTCGATGATCCGGGAGCCGGTCACGACGCCGTCCGCGCCCAGTTCGATCATGCGTCGGGCAGCGTCCGGTGTCGAAACGCCAAACCCGACGCACAGCGGCAGGTTGACGGCCGCCCGCGCCCGCGCCAGCACTGACTGAAGCTGGTTGTCGAAGTTCGTTTCGCTGCCCGTAATGCCCAAACGAGAGACGACGTAGAGAAACCCTTCGGCGACTTCGCCGATGCGGCGCAGTCGTTCGGCATCGGTGAGCGGCGAGACCATGAAAATTGGGGCAATGCCGGCCGCCTTCGCGGCCGCCGCCGTTTCAGTCGCAACTTCCGGCGGCAGGTCGGCAACCAGAACGCCATCCACGCCAACGGCTTTGGCTTCGGCAAAGAAGGTCTCGGCACCGCGCGCCGCCACGACGTTGTGATACACCAGGAGTCCAATCGGAATGTTGGCGTCCCGTCGCCGCGCGTCGGCAACGAGCGCCAGCGCATCCCGGACGCCAAAGCCGGCGGCCAGCACATCGTGGGTGGCTTGCTGGATGACCGGCCCATCGGCAATCGGATCACTGAAGGCAATGCCCAGTTCGAGCGCGGCAGCGCCGCCGGCGAGCATGCGTTCGATGCTGGTCAGGCAGCGCGCGCGGTCGGGGAAACCAAGCACGGTGAAGGGAATGAACGCTTTGCGATTGGCTTCGCGGAGACCGGCGAAGCGCACGTCATAACGATTCATCAGGCGGTTGGGTGCGAGGCATAGCGCAGGGGATCGGGGACGCCAGCCTCGGCAAATCCTTTCAGGCGAAGTACACAGCTATCACAGCGGCCGCAGGCCAGTCCGTCCGGCGTTGGATCGTAGCAGCTATGCGTCAGGCTGTAATCCACCCCAAGCGCCAGTCCGCGCCGGATGATCTGGGCCTTGGTCAGTTCGATGAGGGGCGCATGGAGTGTCCAGGACCGACCACCTTCCACCCCGGCGCGCGTGGCCAGGTTGGCCATGGCTTCGTAAGCGCGCAAGTACGCCGGCCGGCAGTCGGGATAGCCGGAGTAGTCATACACGTTCACGCCGAGAAAAATGTCGGTCGCGTCAAGGGTTTCCGCCCAGGCCAGCGCGAACGAGAGAAAAATCGTGTTGCGCGCCGGGACGTATGTTACCGGGACGCCCGCCGCCATCGCTTCGGGCAGCCGGTCCTTCGGCACGGGCAGGTCAGAGGTGAGCGCCGAGCCGCCGATGGCGCGCAGATCGAAGGTGACAACCAAGTGCCGGACGACGCCAAACGCCGCGGCCACCCGTTGCGCCGCCGTCAGCTCGCGCCGATGCCGCTGTCCGTAGTCAAAAGACAAGGCGTGACAGGCGAAGCCTTCCGCCTGGGCAATCGCCAAGGTGGTGGTCGAATCCAGTCCGCCGCTGAGCAAAACCACCGCCGGACGCGGTGAAGCCGATGTCGGCATGGCCTAAAACCTCACGGGTGCGCTGCGGGGCTATGGTGTTGATCGTAATCCGGCTTGTCCACGAACGCCGGGAGGCAAAAGGGAGCGTCCGGGATCGCCGGCCGTCGGCAGGCGACGATGCGTACCGTCCGGGATTTCGGAATTCGGCGCATGGCGCGTCACTGACGACTGTCGAAGACAACCTTTCCCAAGTCCCGATCGACCACCCGTTGTGCCCGCAGCCGCGTGGCTTCTTCGAGTTCGAGCGTGATGACGGGAAACTCATACCACACCTCACCCCGGTCGTCAGTGCGAATGTCACCCGGCAGGTCACGCACGAGCTGCGCCAGGATGTTCTCAACCGTGGCCTTTGACAGCGGTTCGGGCGACCCCGGTTCATTGACCAAGCGCAACACTTGGTCGGCGGTTTGCGGACGCCCACGGTTGGCAAAAATCGCCTTCATGACCCGCTTGCGACGGTTTTCGGCATTGCGACGGATGTTGCTGGCAATGACGCCGGGCAGGCGCAACAGCGGTACGGCAAAGAAGATAAGTGAAAATGTAAAGGGGACGATACCCAACCAAGTGGTCAAAAACTCATCTTGTCCACCAGCCAGCATGATCAGCGAGAACACCAAGTTGAAGCCGTTGAGAAAGATAATCAACCCATTCATGTTGGGCGTATTGCCGGTGAGCAAGTAGGGCGGTTCGTACTCATCCCAGTAGTACTGAATCCGGTCTTCGGTCTGCTCACCGGCCGTGCGCAAGAGCCGATCGAACTGCCCGTACATGAGCTTGCGGTCACTGATGCGGATGTCGCCCTGAAAGCGCCCGATGCAGTCGGAAAAAAAGAGCGCGGCCGGGGTGGAGTTCATCCCTGTGAGCGCCTTGATTTCCGAAACCATGAGAATGCCCTTGTTGCGGCGCAAATAAGCCGCGACTTCTTTTTGGTTCTCCAGTGGGTCGCGCTCGACACGCGGTGGACCAAACACAAAGTCATACACCGAGGCAATGAAGTTCTTGGCGTCTTTCTTGTCCTGCAACAAGGCGGGCTGGGGCTGATAGGCGGCATACCGGTAGCCCTGGCGGTCGGTCCGGTAGGTCTTTGCCTGACGCGCGGTATTCCACTCAAAGATAGCTAGAAACAGCCGAAACAAGGCCAGAGGGAAGCGACCGGCGGAGCTTCGGCGTCGGCGACTGTTCTTTCCATCCGACAGCACCGCCACGATCATCATCACCAGGATGACCAGGAAGATGAGAAAATAGACAACCAGCGTGATGGCAATCCACGCCTTGAAGCACAATACAAAGCCTTTCCACAGCAGCTTCAGGGCGTCGTCGAGGTATTCACGCAGAGACTTCTCATCGCGCCGGTGCAGGCGCGGGCCGAAGTCGTAAATGATGTCGCCGTTTTCTGTGACCTGAAGGATGCAATCGTAGCGCGTCAGCAAGGCGCGCAACGCCGCTTCGGCTTCATCAACCGACAGGCCGGTAACAGCCGCCGCTTCGGTCAGCGTCAACCGCTTGGTCGCAGTCGCCAGACGGCGCTCCATCACTTCCACAGAGACAGACATACATTCGACAACGGCCCGAGAAAGTGTTGCTTGCAGCGTGCCACAGGCGGTGGTTCGGGCCAAGCGTCGGTCAGGGAAACGTCCGGCCTGCACTTCCGGGTTGAAGTCGTGCCGCGCCGGCGCTTACCGGGCCAACACCCGAACGAGAATGCCAAGGCGGTCGGCCAGGGTGCGCGCCGCCGCGCCAAACCCAAAGCGCAGGGTGTCCACGAAACGGTCGAAGGGCGAAGCCACGCCGTCCGGCGGGCCGTCAAGCACAAAGGCCGCAAAGGCGGCTGTCAGCCCTTGTCCGCCGTCCGCGACGACGTTCCAGCCAGGACGGAAGTTAGACGCCACGCCTTCGAGCATCTGCACTAGCCGGAAGGCGTAGAGCAAGTCGGGCGGAATGATGAACTTGAGATTTGGGGAACCGCGCAGGAGGTCTTCCAGCGCCGTTACCCGGCCGCGGGTGTCGTGATTGAACGCGACGCTCAACCGCGCAAAGGCGGCCACGAACCGCTCGGCTTCGGCGCGGGGGGCGTCCGGAGGCAACATCCCTGACGCATACAGGCACTCGACCACACGTCCGATGTCGCCGCTCAGGGCCGCGCGCGCGGCATCGTAGAGCGTGCGGCGGGTCCGTTCCGACAACTCGCGCACGAGCCCGAAGTCCAGCAACACCAGCGTGCCATCGGGCTGCACCAGGAAGTTACCGGGATGGGGATCGGCGTGATAGTAGCCATCGAGCAGCATCATCCGCGCATAGAGTTCGACCAGCCGATTGAGCAAGGCGTCGGTATCAATGCCCCAGGCGCGGATTTGTTCCACGTTGGCAATGCGAACGCCGGAGCAAAACTCCAGCGTCAGCACATTGGCCGTGCAGCGCGCCGGGACGGTGTAGGGCACGTACACGCCCGGCAGTCCCGCCAGTTGTTCGCGCAGCCGCTCGGCATGGTCGCGCTCGGCGGCAAAGTTGGCTTCCTCGAAAAACCCGGCTTCGATGGCGTCCAGAATGTCATCAATCAGCTTCCACTGGCGGCGGGGATCAATCCGCCGGCCCAGCCCGGCCCACAGGCGCAGCAGACGTAGGTCGAGCGTAAGGAGTTCGCGGGTGTCTGGACGCAGGAACTTGACCACGACGTCCCGCCCAGCGTACCGGGCGCGGTGGACCTGCCCAATGCTGGCCGTGGCGAGGGGCGTTTCATCGAAAGCGTCAAACGCGAGGTTCAGCGGCAGACCGAACTCACGTTCGAGCGTTGGTTTGACTTGGTGAAAGGCAACCGGCGTGACGCTATCCTGGAGCCGTGCCAGTTGGGCAACGTAGGGAGCCGGGAGAAAATCGGCCCGCACACCCAAAAGCTGGCCCAGTTTGACGAAAATGACCCCCAGGCGTTCGCAGGCTTCCCGCAGCCGCCGCGCGGCACGGGCGTCGAGGGCGGCCAGGTGCGGCGGCGCGGACCCCAATGTCGCCCAGAGCAACCGGCGCGTCACCAACCACAGAACCGGCAGGAACGTGAGTAAAATGATCAGCGTGCGCCCCAGCAGGCGGAGCGGCCGCGCGGCTTTGGCAGGCGATGACATGGCGGCAACAGGTTCAGTCCCTTCCTTTGACGGCCAGCACCATCAGCCGCCGCCGGCCGTCGTAAAGCGTTAGTCGGCTGCCTTGAATCTCAAACTGATTGACGCGCGCGAGCGCCCGGTTGAAGCGGGTTTCCAGCTTGCGCACCGCCTCGTCGAGACACGCCCGCTTGGTGCCGACCGGCCGACCCAGCGTGAGACTGGTCCCACGAACGGTATAGCTGCCCGAAAAACGGTTGCAGCCATCCGAACCGGTAAAGCGCCGAGTCCTCACATCGAACTCGATGAACGGTTCGTCAACGTTGACCGACTCGCCTTCGATTTCAATCAACGTCCAGCGTTTGCCGGTCAGGTCGCCCGGCGCGCCCACCGGCGGTTCGGGAGCCGGATTGACCGGCTCGACGGGTGGTTCTTCTGAGGCGCGTGGGCAAGCCGCGCGATGCGTCACGGATTCAGCCTGGACGGTCGGTGAAGCATCAGGTTGCAGGCTATAGGTAACGGTGGCTGTGCGCGAGGGGCAGCAGGCCGCATCCCCAGCCGCATACCGACTGAACTCGGCAACGATGCGGGTTGCCGAAACCAGATGCACATCAATAAGCGCGCCATCGGCACGGGCGTTCATGGCGACCGGTGAAAGCGTGCCGGCGTAGCGCCCATCCCAATAGATAAATGCCTGGTAGCCCAGTGGACGACACATGCCGTCCAGGCCAGTGGTCGCCATGACGACTTGCAGCCGGTCAAAGGTCTGGGTTGCGCCATAGAGTTTCCAGCCACGACTCAGAATCGCCCGCTCGGCGGTGCTCATGGGCTTGCGCAGTTGCTCATTACAGATCGCCGGAGCGGCGATGTCCGGCACAGGGGGCGGTTCGGGCAGGGTCGCCGGGCGACCGGCGGGGCGGTTCCAGTTTGTGAGTGGACGATCCAACCAGCTTCCGGGCTGGCCAAGGACGGCGGCCGGCATTGCCGCCGTAAACAGAAGCAAACTCAAATACCGCGCAGCCCGGTCGCTCAGACGCATGGGGACCTCAATCAACCTTACAGATGGCTAGAACACGGCCGATCAGACAGGCATCAAGCGCCTTCAGCGTCACCGGCCTTGGCGGCTGGCTTGGGCGCGGGCTTGGCCGCCGGTTTTTCCGCTCCCGGTGCCTTGGGTGCGGCGGCGCGCGGCGCGGCGCCACTGCCCATGGTTCCGGCCTTGCCCGGATCGAAGTCGGCCAGGTCATTGTAGAGCCGGATGTAAAAGTTTGGGAAGAAACTCGAAAACTGGAACGTCGTCACGTAAAAAATCCCGGTTCCGGCAATGGCTGCCAGGCGCACCAGTCCTTCGAGCGGCTTCAGGTCGTCGCGGTCAAACTTGAGTAAATCCATGCGAGCCGTCCTCCAGGAAGTTGGTTAGGTTATTTGTTGTCTGGCTTTCCAGCCGGATTTGGACGCGAACCGCCGCCAAAGGGAGGCGGCGCGGTAGGCCTTGGACGCGGCGCGGCCGCCGGAGGTGGCACAGGCGACGTCATCTTTTGGGTTTCTTCGAGGGACTTGGTATCTGGAGGCGGAGAAACCAGCCTTTGCGTTTTCTCCACCGAGACACTTTCCGTTGGTTTGGCAGACGGCAACGGCGTGGTCGGACTACTCTCAGGTGGTGTGGATTCCCTCTTTTGGACAGGTGTCTCCGCCACCGCCGCGGGTGGTGGCGCGGCCGGTTTCGGCGGCGGTTCTGGCTTTGGCGCGGGTGTCTCCGCTGCTGGTGCTGGAGCAGGGACAGCCGGTTCCGGCGCGGGCGCTGGTGACGGAGCTGGTGACTTAGTCGCTGGCGCGGGTGGTGGCGCGGCCGGTTTCGGTGGCGGTTCTGGCTTTGGTGCAGGCGTCTCCGCTGCTGGTGCAGGGACGGCCGGCTTCGGCGCAGGTTCCGGCGCAGGTGCTGGTGACTTAGCCACTGGCGGCGGCGCGGGCGTCTCCGCTGCGGGCGGTGGGGCCGGCGCCGGGTCCGCGGGTTTGGGGGCCGGGGCAACCTTGGCTTCCGGCACCGACGGCGACTCGGACTTCGGTGCCGGTTCAGATTTTGGGGGCGGCGTCACCGCCTCCGCCTTGGGTTCAGGTTTTGCCGGTTCAGGTTTTGGCGCTGGCTTGGCGGCCGAAGCGGTCATTTTGGGCGCTGCCGGCTTGGGCGCTTCCGGGGCCGGCGCCGGGATCGGCAGCTCATCCACATCCGCCGACAGATCGGGGAACATGGTTTTCTGAACCTTGATGAATGCGCCGGCAAACGCCGTGTAGGTGTTACCGACATTGTCAATGTATTCGGCGAGCGCGTTTTCAAAATCACCGAAACGCTCATTGATGACGGAGCGAAACAGTCCCATGGCAGGTTTAGCGTTCCTTTCGAGACAGCGGTGCCGCGCCCCGGCACCACTCAACGGGGACTGAAGCGGGGGGAACTCGCAGCAGTGGGCGCTTTGTCTCCACTGTAAGCTGCCACGCCGGTAAGTGTCAATTTGGCTTTGACTTTGGCCTGGCTGCGTATGTTTTCAGACAAAGCTTGCCGAGCCGCTCAAAATCCACCACGATAGAAACCCACTCCCCGCGTTTTCGCTACAGCCAATCGCTTCGCTAGTTCTCAGTCGGCCGTCATCCCATGCGTATGTCTCGTCCATTGCATCGTTCATCCTTGCCCATCGGCGTT from Chloracidobacterium validum includes the following:
- the trpA gene encoding tryptophan synthase subunit alpha, producing the protein MNRYDVRFAGLREANRKAFIPFTVLGFPDRARCLTSIERMLAGGAAALELGIAFSDPIADGPVIQQATHDVLAAGFGVRDALALVADARRRDANIPIGLLVYHNVVAARGAETFFAEAKAVGVDGVLVADLPPEVATETAAAAKAAGIAPIFMVSPLTDAERLRRIGEVAEGFLYVVSRLGITGSETNFDNQLQSVLARARAAVNLPLCVGFGVSTPDAARRMIELGADGVVTGSRIIEIIQAAGDDFPAAVQQFCETMRQAIDAPTP
- a CDS encoding META domain-containing protein; amino-acid sequence: MRLSDRAARYLSLLLFTAAMPAAVLGQPGSWLDRPLTNWNRPAGRPATLPEPPPVPDIAAPAICNEQLRKPMSTAERAILSRGWKLYGATQTFDRLQVVMATTGLDGMCRPLGYQAFIYWDGRYAGTLSPVAMNARADGALIDVHLVSATRIVAEFSRYAAGDAACCPSRTATVTYSLQPDASPTVQAESVTHRAACPRASEEPPVEPVNPAPEPPVGAPGDLTGKRWTLIEIEGESVNVDEPFIEFDVRTRRFTGSDGCNRFSGSYTVRGTSLTLGRPVGTKRACLDEAVRKLETRFNRALARVNQFEIQGSRLTLYDGRRRLMVLAVKGRD
- a CDS encoding flagellar hook-length control protein FliK codes for the protein MKVNPSATPAASSQVKTKPAAQQARSQDFDALLNLPDDLTDADAQASDASAAAAMSPLGGYGAADVSADGRDAEQTRQPTDDPPPPLTAAEEAAQAAMLPGNRELRPEATSDVTPRRILHVVDMEKIVATVRTQTFSGNEAQATIQLSHSILDGLSIKLQTDARGRVSAEITATTEAAKRIVDAHARELNDLLRMRGLDVTSFSTKLAEGDAGTAAGDEGGASPQSSGGRRAFADFATEAVEPEPKASAADGEGIYTA
- a CDS encoding ABC1 kinase family protein, which translates into the protein MSSPAKAARPLRLLGRTLIILLTFLPVLWLVTRRLLWATLGSAPPHLAALDARAARRLREACERLGVIFVKLGQLLGVRADFLPAPYVAQLARLQDSVTPVAFHQVKPTLEREFGLPLNLAFDAFDETPLATASIGQVHRARYAGRDVVVKFLRPDTRELLTLDLRLLRLWAGLGRRIDPRRQWKLIDDILDAIEAGFFEEANFAAERDHAERLREQLAGLPGVYVPYTVPARCTANVLTLEFCSGVRIANVEQIRAWGIDTDALLNRLVELYARMMLLDGYYHADPHPGNFLVQPDGTLVLLDFGLVRELSERTRRTLYDAARAALSGDIGRVVECLYASGMLPPDAPRAEAERFVAAFARLSVAFNHDTRGRVTALEDLLRGSPNLKFIIPPDLLYAFRLVQMLEGVASNFRPGWNVVADGGQGLTAAFAAFVLDGPPDGVASPFDRFVDTLRFGFGAAARTLADRLGILVRVLAR
- the queC gene encoding 7-cyano-7-deazaguanine synthase QueC, with translation MPTSASPRPAVVLLSGGLDSTTTLAIAQAEGFACHALSFDYGQRHRRELTAAQRVAAAFGVVRHLVVTFDLRAIGGSALTSDLPVPKDRLPEAMAAGVPVTYVPARNTIFLSFALAWAETLDATDIFLGVNVYDYSGYPDCRPAYLRAYEAMANLATRAGVEGGRSWTLHAPLIELTKAQIIRRGLALGVDYSLTHSCYDPTPDGLACGRCDSCVLRLKGFAEAGVPDPLRYASHPTA